The genomic interval TGCTCAACAACGTGCAGGTGTCCGACTCCATTTGGTTCGGTATCGGCATCCCCATGGTTCCCGTTCGTGTCCGGCACCCCCGCCCGCCCGCGCCGGGTCCTACCTGCGTGGTGCAGGTCCGGTTCGAGGCGCTCGAACCGGGAATCGCGTTCGATCCCGCCCGGGCCCGTCTCGTCGTGGACGGGACGTCGCATACCCCGACGGCATTTCAGCCGTACCTGTGGTCCACCGGCCGCTGGGAATCCGTCGCGAGCGCGCCTCTCGACGCCGCGCCGGATCGGGACTACAAAATCGAACTGCATTTCGCGACACCGCGGCCGCGGCCGGAGCAGGATATCCTCTTGGACCTCGGTCCCGCCATTCGCCATCCGGGCCTGGATCCGTTCCCGATAATCCATTTCCGGAAACAGAAATGGCGCGAATTCTACAGCTGATCCGCGCAGACGATGAATCCCCCCCGGGGGTTCCATTGGGGTAGCGGGGGACACGGACGGAGTCGCTCCAAAACCGGACTCATCCTCGCATTTGCCCCTTCTCCAAAACGCCTCGCAGTTTATAAAGTGCGAGGCGTTTCATCGGGCGGATCATCCCGCCCTCCGGGGCGGTTGCAGCAGGCGAATCAAACAAACCAGCAAGGGATGCGACCCGGGAAGAACCCGGTACATTCGGCCATACCGAGCCACCAGCCCGCAGGCTTTCAATGTTCGTACATGCCGTTGCAGCGAGGCGCGGGAAATCCCCGTGGTTTGAATGAGCGTGCGCAGATCGGCGGGTTCCTGGCACAGGGTTCGCAGGACCGCAAGCCGCCGGGTGTGGGAGAAGCCCTTGGCGATCCGGATGATTTCGGCATGATCGGCATTCGGCTCGCGGGCAAAAGCCTTCTGCAGGGCGGTCAGCAGGGGGTTGGCGCTTGGAACCTGCGGATCGGTTACGGGTCGGTACCTGACGATAGGCCCTGATCGAACAGCGCGGACGAGTCCCCGCGACTGAAGCCGGCGCAACTCCTGGCTGGCGCGCGACTGGCTGATCCCGGCTCGTTCGGCCAAGTTGGACACTGTGCGATCAGGATACTGTACGATCAACCGGAGAAGCCCGAGACGGGTTTCGCCCGCCAGCACACGAGAGGTACGCCAGAGGGTTGGATTCATCATCATTTCCTATCGCCTCGCACTTTATAAACTGCGAGGCCTTGATAAAAGCGCATACTATCGAAGCGTCAAATGGAAAACGGCGCGCCGGTCGCCAGGAACGATTCAAGAACGGCCAGGCCTTCCGGCGTGCCCATGTCCAGCAGCGGGGCGGGGGCGGCGAAGGCCGCCAGGAGCCCCTGCTCCGCCAGCGACGGAAAGACATCGGTTTCCAGCGAAAGGGTCCGCCCGGGTTCCAGGGAATCCAGCACGCGGCGGGGGACCACGTAGACGCCGCCGTTCACCCAGCCGGATTCGCGCCGGGCCTTTTCGCGGAACGCGGTCACGCGCCGCGCCTCGTCGAATTCCACGGTTCCGTAGCGCCCGGCTTCCTCGATCCGGGTGACGGCGAGCATCGCGGGCGGAGATTTCCAATCCCTGGAAACCGCATGCCATGCCTTTTCCAATGATTGGAAATCCAGGCGGGGCAGCAGGCTGTCGCCGTTCAGCACCAGGCACGGGTCGGTCGCGATCCACGGCTCGACGTATTTCAGCCCCCCGCCGGTGCCCAGCGGGGCCGGTTCGCGCGACAGCGAAATCGTGCATGGTGAATGGTGAATGGTGAATAGTTCCTGAACACTGAACACCGAACACTGAACACCCGATTGGAGTTCCTCCCCGTGCTCGCGCAGCCAGTCGAGCAGGCGGTCCGCCATGTATCCGGCGGCGATATGCACCCGAGTGATGCCGCCGCGGGTGAGCCACTCCAGTTGCCACTCCAGGAACGGACGCCCGGCGAGCGGGACGAGGGCCTTGGGCCGGTCGGCATACAGCGCGCTCAAGCGCGTGCCTCGTCCGCCGGCGAGGATGACCGCCTGCATCATGAAGCGTACTGTTTGGGTTCGATTTTGTACTTCGTGATCTTGTAGCCGAGGATGCGCTGGGTGCTGTCCAGCGTCCGGGCCGCCGCGGCCACGTTGCCGCGCGAGGACTTGAGCGCGTCGCGGATCAGGTCGCGCTCGTAGGCCTCCACCAGACCCTTCAGCGTGCCCGCCGGCGCCGTGCCCACCGCCTCCGCCGTTTGCAGGGTGGGGGGCAGGTGATAGGGATGGACCACGTCGCCCTCGGCCACCAGCACCGCCCGCTCGATGCAGTTTTCCAGTTCGCGCACGTTGCCGGGCCAGTGGTAGCTCATCAGCATGTCGATCACCGCGCTGGACAGACGGCGGACTTTCTTGCTGTTCTCCTTGGAGTACTTTTCCAGGAAGTGATCCGCCAGCAGCACGATGTCCGCCTTGCGCTTGCGCAGCGGCGGCACAAAGATGGGGAAGACGTGCAGCCGGTAGAAGAGGTCCTCCCGAAATCTCCCCGCGGCCACCATGGCGGGCAGGTCCTTGTTGGTCGCCGTGATGAGCCGGCAGTTGGTCTTGATCGTGGTCGTGCCGCCGATCCGCTCGAACTCGCGCTCCTGGACAACACGCAGGAGCTTGA from Kiritimatiellia bacterium carries:
- a CDS encoding ArsR family transcriptional regulator codes for the protein MMMNPTLWRTSRVLAGETRLGLLRLIVQYPDRTVSNLAERAGISQSRASQELRRLQSRGLVRAVRSGPIVRYRPVTDPQVPSANPLLTALQKAFAREPNADHAEIIRIAKGFSHTRRLAVLRTLCQEPADLRTLIQTTGISRASLQRHVRTLKACGLVARYGRMYRVLPGSHPLLVCLIRLLQPPRRAG
- a CDS encoding NTP transferase domain-containing protein; amino-acid sequence: MMQAVILAGGRGTRLSALYADRPKALVPLAGRPFLEWQLEWLTRGGITRVHIAAGYMADRLLDWLREHGEELQSGVQCSVFSVQELFTIHHSPCTISLSREPAPLGTGGGLKYVEPWIATDPCLVLNGDSLLPRLDFQSLEKAWHAVSRDWKSPPAMLAVTRIEEAGRYGTVEFDEARRVTAFREKARRESGWVNGGVYVVPRRVLDSLEPGRTLSLETDVFPSLAEQGLLAAFAAPAPLLDMGTPEGLAVLESFLATGAPFSI